From a region of the Nonlabens dokdonensis DSW-6 genome:
- a CDS encoding serine hydrolase domain-containing protein gives MKKIVLLLLVVITASSCKIGRFAYYNFANITDHKIFPKREIKNDTTDVFYFKKEVEQPLVVKLKDGSSFEDYLEKHKTVAFLVIQNDTIKYENYFNDYDRASIVASFSMAKSFTSFLIGCALEEGLIGSVDDPVTKYLPELKENGFDEVTVENLLQMTSGLDFNESYYNPFGDAATFYYGRRLEKSSLKLDLKREPGERTEYVSGNTQLLGLILDRVLKEKTISQYLEEKLWKEVGMEYDASWSIDKKKNGIEKTFCCLNARAIDFAKFGRLYLNEGNWNGKQLVSKDWVKNSTKIDTLNGSRWGYQYQWWIPNTTGDFIAEGILGQFIYVSPSDNLIIVRLGEKYGDVNWEGTFEAIKQTLQKQG, from the coding sequence ATGAAAAAAATAGTTCTCCTTCTACTAGTTGTTATTACCGCATCTTCCTGCAAAATAGGACGATTTGCCTATTATAATTTTGCAAACATTACCGATCATAAAATCTTTCCTAAACGAGAGATTAAAAATGATACTACTGATGTTTTCTATTTTAAAAAAGAGGTGGAACAACCACTGGTTGTCAAATTAAAAGATGGCAGCAGCTTTGAAGACTATCTTGAAAAACACAAAACAGTAGCTTTTTTAGTCATTCAAAATGACACGATCAAATACGAGAACTATTTTAATGATTATGATCGAGCATCTATTGTGGCTTCTTTTTCTATGGCAAAATCATTTACCTCATTCTTGATAGGTTGCGCTTTAGAAGAAGGTTTAATTGGCTCGGTAGATGATCCTGTAACTAAGTACCTTCCAGAGCTTAAAGAAAACGGATTTGATGAGGTAACCGTGGAGAATTTGCTACAAATGACATCTGGGTTAGATTTTAATGAAAGCTATTACAATCCCTTTGGTGATGCAGCAACTTTCTACTATGGAAGACGACTAGAAAAGTCCAGTTTAAAACTGGATTTAAAAAGAGAACCTGGCGAGAGAACTGAATATGTAAGCGGTAACACGCAATTGTTAGGACTTATCTTAGATCGTGTTTTGAAAGAGAAAACCATTTCTCAATACTTAGAAGAGAAATTATGGAAAGAAGTTGGAATGGAATACGATGCTTCCTGGAGCATTGATAAAAAGAAGAATGGTATTGAAAAGACCTTTTGCTGTTTAAATGCGAGAGCGATTGATTTTGCAAAATTTGGTCGTTTGTACCTTAACGAAGGTAACTGGAACGGGAAACAACTTGTTTCTAAAGATTGGGTAAAAAACTCTACTAAAATTGATACGTTAAATGGAAGTCGATGGGGCTATCAATACCAATGGTGGATTCCCAACACAACAGGCGATTTCATTGCCGAAGGGATTCTGGGACAATTCATATACGTTAGTCCATCAGACAATTTAATCATCGTACGATTAGGAGAAAAATACGGCGACGTCAACTGGGAAGGAACCTTTGAAGCCATAAAGCAAACCTTGCAAAAGCAAGGGTAA